One segment of Castanea sativa cultivar Marrone di Chiusa Pesio chromosome 3, ASM4071231v1 DNA contains the following:
- the LOC142626998 gene encoding receptor-like protein 7 isoform X3: MGSYMCLLISMRLLFFLSIFHYLNSFSSLSTQPVCKDFESSALLQFKQSFKINVSASSDPSAYPKISSWNSGERNDCCSWDGVLCDRGTGYVIGLDLSSSQLYGSFNSSSSLLRLVHLQKLNLADNSFNYSQIPPSIRYLSNLTYLNLSMSAFSGQIPPAIFELSNLVSLDRSLNPLELQKPGLKSLVENLTSLKHLYLGMVNLSSPVPHILANLSSLKSLGLRGCELYGEFPMEIFKLRNLQFLSVRDNENLIGYLPEFHSSNPLRILRLANTGFSGKLPDSIGNLKSLIELDIHTCHFSGLVPTSLGNLTNLIVLSLSNNKFSGQIPFSLANLTQLSQLLLSWNSFSAQTLPWLGKQTKLTDLRLGEANLYGDIPSSLKNLTQLTGLSLVSNQLTGQIPPWLGNLTQLTHLDLGGNEFHGSIPQSICRLANLEYLSLTENNLSGRVDMDLFLKLKNLTALQLSGVHLSFPINSTFNATTPKLELLGLNACNLTEFPTFLRSQHELMILFLSHNKIQGQIPNWIFNIGKQTLLLLDLSSNFLTTFVPSNHTPPILPWDSLLTLGLSFNKLQGSLPIPPPSITQYHVSNNKLTGEISPLYCNFSSIVMLDLSHNNLGGMLPKCLSKLSNLEVLNLQNNNFRGILPGIYMEESRLRAIDVSYNQLEGQVPRSLSNCTMLEVLLLGNNQFSDIFPSWLGKLPRLRVLSLQSNGFHSAIGKPESSLDFPKLQIIDVSFNNFTGKLPYKHFQSWTSMKVANLTFDKDNAYMGVVTTTLSPSETLESDISYTLEITNKGIKTLYKKIQDHLVAIDLSSNKFDGEISEVIGNLKGLHLLNISNNILIGPIPSSLGNLTELESLDLSQNELSGEIPQQLLQLTFLAIFNASNNHLTGPIPQDRCDVLTVEIEHVDVATMEMLEQRGVDCQPKASTIRII; encoded by the exons ATGGGGTCATACATGTGTCTCTTGATATCTATGCGCTTGCTCTTCTTCTTGTCGATTTTTCATTATCTAAATAGTTTTTCCTCTTTATCAACTCAGCCAGTGTGTAAAGATTTTGAGAGTTCTGCCTTGTTGCAATTCAAGCAAAGCTTTAAAATTAATGTGAGTGCTTCTTCTGATCCTTCTGCTTATCCAAAGATTTCATCGTGGAACTCTGGAGAAAGGAATGATTGTTGTTCGTGGGATGGTGTCCTTTGTGATAGAGGTACAGGTTACGTGATTGGCCTTGACCTCAGTAGCAGTCAACTGTATGGCTCCTTCAACTCCAGCAGCAGCCTTCTCCGCCTTGTTCACCTTCAAAAGCTCAATCTCGCTGATAATAGCTTCAATTATTCTCAAATTCCCCCAAGTATCAGGTACCTCTCAAACTTAACATATCTCAACCTTTCTATGTCTGCCTTCAGTGGTCAAATTCCACCAGCAATCTTTGAGCTCTCTAACTTGGTTTCCCTTGATCGCTCACTCAATCCATTGGAACTCCAAAAACCCGGCCTAAAAAGTCTTGTTGAGAACTTAACCAGCCTCAAACATCTTTATTTGGGTATGGTGAACTTATCTTCCCCGGTACCTCACATCTTGGCAAACTTGTCTTCTTTAAAATCTCTTGGCCTAAGAGGTTGTGAACTATACGGTGAATTTCCCATGGAGATTTTCAAGTTACGAAATCTTCAATTCCTCAGTGTGCGAGACAATGAGAATCTCATCGGATATCTACCAGAATTCCACAGTAGCAATCCCCTTCGAATACTGAGACTTGCAAACACGGGATTCTCTGGTAAGTTACCAGATTCAATTGGAAACCTAAAGTCCTTAATTGAATTGGATATCCATACTTGCCATTTCTCTGGTTTGGTACCGACTTCACTTGGTAACCTTACCAATCTCATCGTTTTGTCTctctcaaataataaattttcggGGCAAATCCCTTTCTCATTGGCCAACCTCACACAACTCAGTCAACTACTACTTTCCTGGAATAGTTTCAGTGCACAGACGTTGCCTTGGCTTGGTAAGCAAACAAAGCTCACTGATTTGCGGTTAGGGGAAGCCAATTTATATGGTGACATTCCATCTTCACTTAAGAACTTGACCCAGCTTACCGGATTATCCCTTGTCAGTAATCAACTGACAGGTCAAATTCCACCTTGGCTTGGAAACCTTACCCAGCTAACTCATTTGGACCTTGGGGGCAATGAATTCCATGGTTCAATTCCACAATCAATTTGTAGGCTTGCGAATCTTGAATATCTGAGTCTTACTGAAAATAACCTTAGTGGCAGAGTGGACATGGACTTGTTTCTGAAGCTCAAAAATCTAACTGCACTCCAGCTTTCAGGAGTCCATCTATCATTCCCCATTAATTCAACATTCAACGCCACTACTCCAAAGCTTGAGCTATTAGGATTAAATGCATGTAACTTGACTGAATTCCCAACTTTTTTGCGTTCTCAGCATGAATTGATGATTTTGTTTCTCTCCCACAACAAAATTCAGGGCCAAATACCAAACTGGATATTCAACATAGGGAAACAAACTCTCTTATTGTTGGATCTATCCTCCAACTTCCTTACAACTTTTGTGCCTTCCAACCACACTCCGCCAATTCTTCCATGGGATAGTTTACTTACTTTGGGTCTTTCTTTCAACAAGCTGCAAGGATCACTTCCAATCCCTCCACCTTCCATCACCCAATACCATGTCTCAAACAATAAATTGACTGGAGAAATCTCACCATTGTATTGCAATTTTAGCTCAATTGTAATGCTGGATCTCTCACACAACAACTTGGGGGGCATGCTTCCCAAATGCTTGAGCAAATTGAGCAACTTGGAGGTATTGAATTTACAAAACAACAATTTCCGTGGAATACTTCCTGGAATATACATGGAAGAAAGTAGATTGAGAGCAATTGATGTAAGTTATAATCAATTAGAAGGGCAAGTACCAAGATCATTGTCCAACTGCACAATGCTGGAGGTTCTTCTTCTTGGTAACAATCAATTTTCTGACATTTTTCCCTCTTGGTTGGGGAAGCTTCCAAGGTTGAGGGTTCTAAGTTTGCAATCTAATGGGTTCCATAGTGCAATTGGGAAACCTGAAAGCAGTCTTGATTTCCCCAAGTTGCAAATCATTGATGTCTCTTTCAATAACTTTACAGGTAAGTTACCATATAAGCACTTCCAAAGTTGGACCTCCATGAAAGTTGCCAACTTGACATTTGACAAGGATAATGCTTATATGGGTGTAGTCACAACGACCTTATCACCTTCCGAAACTCTTGAAAGCGATATTAGTTACACCTTGGAAATTACAAACAAAGGCATCAAGACACTATATAAAAAGATCCAAGATCATCTTGTAGCTATTGATCTCTCAAGCAATAAATTTGATGGAGAAATTTCAGAAGTCATTGGAAATCTAAAGGGGCTTCATTTGCTCAACATATCCAACAACATTCTCATTGGTCCTATTCCATCTTCTTTAGGGAACTTAACGGAGCTTGAATCTTTAGACCTTTCTCAAAATGAGCTTTCAGGAGAGATTCCTCAGCAATTATTGCAACTCACATTCCTTGCAATCTTTAATGCCTCAAATAACCATCTCACAGGGCCTATTCCACAAG ATAGATGTGATGTATTGACTGTAGAAATTGAGCATGTTGATGTTGCAACCATGGAGATGCTTGAGCAACGAGGAGTGGACTGCCAACCTAAAGCCTCAACTATTCGAATAATTTAG